A window of Streptomyces broussonetiae genomic DNA:
TTGACGATCTTCACGCTGGCGTCGGTGCCGTGGGTACGGGTGCTGGGGCTGCTCTACCCCATGACCACGCTCCTGGTCATCGTTTCCACCGCCAACCATTTCTGGCTGGACGCGGTGGGGGGTGTGCTGTGCCTGGGCTTCGGTTTCACGGTGGCCCGGGTGTGGTACCGGGCCCTGCCGTATGCGCTGCCTCGGCTGCCGGGCCGAACGCGGACCCCCGAGCCCGAGCCGGCCGGGGCGACGGTGTCGTAGGGGTCGGCCGTAGAGGTTGGCGGCGGCCGTGCTGCGATGTCACGGCGTTCGCCGGTGGCCGTGGGGCGGGGTGCGGAGCGCGGGGCGCGGGGCGTGGGGTACGGAACGCCGCGGGACGCGGGGGCGCGGTGCGTGGGGCGGGTGCGGGACGCGGGAGCGCGGTGCGTGGGGCGGGTGCGGGACGCGGGAGCGCGGTGCGTGGGGCGGGTGCGGGACGCGGGAGCGCGGTGCGTGGGGCGGGTGCGGGACGCGGGAGCGTCCAGACGTGGCGCGCGGGGCGCCGGACGAGGAACGCCGGACGCGGAGCACGGGGCGCGGCAGCGCCGGACGCGGCACGCGGAGCACCGGACGTGGCACGCGGGTGGCCAGGCGCCGGGCGCCGGGCGCCTGGCGCGGTCACGGTGAGTCGCCGTAGAAGACGTCCTCCACCACCGTGCGTGCCCGGCGGGCCGTGCGGCGGTACGCGTCCAGCATGTCTCCCGCGTGACCTGCCCCGTAGCCCAGGTAGCGGCCCACCGCGGCCAGCTCTCGCGGCTCGGTCGGGAAGGTGTCGCCGGCCCGGCCGCGTACCAGCATCACCGCGTTGCGCACCCGCGTGGCCAGCACCCAGGCCTCGTCCAGGGTCTCCGCCTCCTCGGCGGACAGCAGCCCGGCCTCCCGGGCGGCTGCCAGGGCCTCCCGCGTGCGGGTGGTGCGCAGGCCGGGCAGCTCCCAGCCGTGCCGGAGCTGGAGCAGCTGGACCGTCCACTCGACGTCGGACAGGCCGCCCGGGCCGAGTTTCGTGTGCAGCTTGGGGTCCGCGCCGCGCGGAAGGCGTTCGGACTCCATGCGGGCCTTGAGACGGCGGATCTCGCGCACCGCGTCCTCCCCCAGGCCGTGGGCCGGGTACCGCAGCGGGTCGATCAGGTCCGTGAAACGGCGGCCCAGGTCCTCGTCGCCCGCCACCTGCTCCGCGCGCAGCAGCGCCTGTGACTCCCAGACCAGGGACCAGCGGCGGTAGTAGGCCTCGTACGCCTTCAGGGTGCGCACCAGCGGGCCCGACTTGCCCTCCGGGCGCAGGTCGGCGTCGATGAGCAGCGGCGGGTCGGAGCTGGGCAGCTGGAGCAGGCGGCGCATCTCGGCGACCACCTTGTTCGCCGCCGCGGCCGCCTCGTGCTCGTCCACGCCGTCCTGCGGTTCGTGTACGAACAGGACGTCCGCGTCGGAGCCGTAGCCCAGCTCGTGCCCGCCGAAACGGCCCATCCCTATGATCGCGAACCGGGTGGAGAGCGTGTCGCCCCAGCCGTCGCGGACGACCGCGCGCAGGGTGCCGGCGAGGGTGGCGGCGGTGAGGTCGGAGACGGCCGCGCCGACCCGGTCCACCAGGGCGCCCTGGTCGGCCTCGGCCGGGTTGGTCTCGGTGCCGTACGAGCCGACGATGTCGGCGGCGGCCGTGCGGAACAGCTCGCGGCGGCGCACGCCACGGGCCGCCGTGACGCCCTGCCCGGCGTTCTCCGCGCGGCCCACGGCAGCCAGGATCTCCTGCTCCAGCGGGGTGCGCTCGCGGGGCTCGAGGCCGCCGCCGCGCGTGCCGGTGCCGTCGCCGTCGCCCAGCAGGGCCACCGCCTCGGGGGCGCGCATGAGGAGGTCGGGGGCGAGGCGGCCCGCCGAGAGGACTCGTGCGAGGTTTTCGGCCGCCGCGCCCTCGTCGCGCAGCAGGCGCAGGTACCAGGGGGTTTTGCCGAGCGCGTCGGAGACCTTGCGGAAGTTCAGCAGGCCCGCGTCCGGGTCCGCCGAGTCGGCGAACCAGCCGAGGAGGACGGGCAGGAGGGTGCGCTGGATGGCTGCCTTGCGGGTGACGCCGGAGGCCAGGGCCTCGAGGTGGCGCAGGGCCGCCGCGGGGTCGGCGTAGCCGAGGGCGACCAGGCGTTCGCGGGCCGCCTCGGGACTCAGTCTGGCCTCGCCCGGGGCCAGTTGGGCCACCGCGTCGAGCAGCGGGCGGTAGAAGAGTTTCTCGTGAAGCCTGCGGACGACGCCTGTGTGCCGTTTCCACTCCCGGTTCAGCTCGGCCACCGGGTCCGTGCGCAGGCCGAGCGAGCGGCCGAGGCGTCGCTGGTCCTCCTCGGCCGCGGGGACGAGGTGGGTGCGGCGCAGGCGGTAGAGCTGGATGCGGTGCTCCATCGTGCGCAGGAAGCGGTACGCCTCGTCCAGGCGGGCGGCGTCCTCGCGGCCGACGTAGCCTCCTGCGGCCAGGGCCTGCAGGGCGTCCAGGGTGGTGCCGCTGCGCAGGGTCTGGTCGGTGCGGCCGTGCACCAACTGCAGGAGCTGGACCGCGAATTCGACGTCCCGCAGACCGCCCGGGCCCAGCTTGAGTTCTCTTTCGACCTCGGAGGCCGGGATGTTCTCCACGACGCGGCGGCGCATCTTCTGCACGTCCGCCACGAAGTTCTCGCGGTCGGCCGCCTGCCAGACCAGGGGTTGCAGTGCGTCGACGTACGCCTGGCCCAGATCCGCGTCGCCCGCCACCGGCCGGGCCTTGAGCAGGGCCTGGAACTCCCAGGTCTTCGCCCAGCGTTGGTAGTAGACGAGGTGGGAGGAGAGGGTGCGCACCAGGGGGCCGTTGCGGCCCTCGGGGCGGAGGTTGGCGTCCACCGGCCAGATGGAGCCCTCCACGGTGGTCTCCGAGCAGATCCGCATGAGGTGCGAGGCGAGGCGGGTGGCTGCGGTGAGGGCTTTGGCCTCCGTGGTGCCCTCGGTGGCTTCCGCCACGAAGATGACGTCCACGTCGGAGACGTAGTTCAGTTCGTGGCCGCCGCACTTTCCCATCGCGATCACCGCCAGGCGGCAGGCCGCGGTGTCCTCGGGGGCGTGCGCCTGCGCCATGGCCAGCGCCGTGCGCAGGGTGGCGGTGGCCAGGTCCGCCAGTTCCGCGGCGGTCTCGGCCAGGTCCGTGGTGCCGCAGACGTCGCGGGCGGCGATGGAGAGCAGACAGCGGCGGTAGGCCACGCGGAGGGAGACGGGGTCGGCGGCCTCGGCCAGGCCGCGCTCGAACTCCGCGAGGCCGGGGTGCAGGTCCTGGGGCTCGTAGGTGACGAGGGCCTGCCAGTCGGCCGGGTGGCGGGCCAGGTGGTCGGCGAGGGCGGCGGAGGCGCCCAGGACGCCCAGGAGCCGGTCACGCAGGGGTTTGGCCGCGATCAGGGTGTCCAGCAGTTCGCGGTGGTCGGTGGGGGTGGGCTGGGCCTCCAGGAGACGGACCAGACCGTGCAGGGCCAGGTCGGGGTCGGCCGTGGCGCCCAGAGCCTCCAGGAGGACGGGGTCGTTGCGGACGGGGGTCAGCTCGGGGCCGTCGAGAAGGCGCTCGGCCGCGGAGGGGTCGGTGAAGCCGTGTCGGAGCAGGCGGGTGAAGGTGCTGCTTCTGCGCCCCGGCGTCATCTCCGTGGCCTCCCCTCGGATCAAGGTCGTCCTGGCCCGAGCGTAGCCGCCCACGGGCGTTTGTGGCTTGGGCTGCCTGCATGCGGCTGCGGCGGTCTCGTGCGGGTGCCTGCGGCGGGCCTGCGCGGATACGGATACCCACGGCGGCCTGCAGGGGTGGGGATGGCTGGGGCGGGGCCGTGCGGGTGCGTCGTTCCTGCGGCGGCCTGCAGGTGCGTAGTGAGATGCCTGGCGTCCTGTACGGGTAGGCCGTGGATGCCTGCGGAGATTCGTGCGAGTCGTGGCGGGCTTGTCAGCGGCGGTCCCTGCCGGTTGCAGCGGGCTTGCCTGCGGCGGTCCGTCGAGTACGTGGTGACATGCCGGCGGCAGCCCCCGCGGGTGCGGAGGACTTGCCTGCGGCGATCCCCGCGGATCGTGGTGGCCTGCCCGCCGCACCCCCAACCAACGCGTGGCGACATCCCGACGGCAGCCCCCGCGGGTGCGTTGAGGACTCGCCTTCGGCAGCCCCCACGGATCGTGGCGGGCGTGCCCGCGCCGGCCCGTGCGTGGTGCCTTCGGCGATCCCCGCGGATCGTGGTGAACCTGCCTCCCCCCAACCAACGCGTGGCGACATCCCGACGGCAGCCCCGCGGGTGCGTTGAGGACTCGCCTTCGGCAGCCCCCACGGATCGTGGCGGGCGTGCCCGCGCCGGCCCGTGCGTGGTGCCTTCGGCGATCCCCGCGGATCGTGGTGGCCTGCCCGCCCAACCAGCGCGTGGCGACATCCCGACGGCAGCCCCCGCGGGTGCGTTGAGGACTTGCCTTCGGCAGCCCCCGCGGATCGTGGCGGGCGTGCCCGCGCCGGCCCGTGCGTGGTGCCTTCGGCGATCCCCGCGGATCGTGGTGGCCTGCCCGCCGGCAACCCCTGTGTCGTGACGCCTGCGGCAGCCCCCGCGGGTCGTGGTGGGCCCGGCTGTCGGCTCCGCCCGGTGGTGCGTCGGGGCCGCGCCGGGTGGTGTCCGTCCTCGGTCCGGCGGGCTGTTTCCTGCGGGGCTTCGACGAGTCTGCGCCGGCCGCTGCGGGCGGACACCACCCGGCACGTCCCCTTGCCGCCGTACGCGACTGCGGCCCGCACGGGTACCCGCCGTTCATCGGGTCTTCATCCGCGAGGTTCACATCCGTGGGACACGGGAATATTGGCGTGTGCATGCTCTGTCCGCACCGCCAACCCCGTACTCCCCCCCACCCGGAGGTTGATGTGTCCGGCAGTTCCGTGTACCGCCGCGCCCGCACCGTCGTGGCGTCGGCAACCGCCCTCGCCGCGGCCGCAGTCGGGCTGTGGACCGGACTCGGCGGCGAGTCCGCGCACGCCGCGAGCGCCGTGCCGAGCCCGGACCACGTGGTCGTCGTGGTCTTCGAGAACCATGCGTACAGCCAGGTCATCGGCTCCTCCAGCGCCCCGTACATCAACTCGCTGGTGTCGGGCGGCGGCAACCTGACCCAGGCGTACGCCGAGACCCACCCGAGCCAGCCGAACTACTTCGCCCTGTTCTCCGGTTCTACACAGGGGATCACGGACGACAGCTGCTACACCCCGGGGTTCTCGTCCGCCCCGAACCTGGCGTCCGAACTGATCGCCGCCGGACGCAGCTGGACCAGCTACAACGAGAGCCTGCCCAGCCAGGGGTCGACCACGTGCAGCAGCGGCAAGTACGCGCGCAAGCACAACCCGTGGTTCGGCTTCAGCAATGTGCCGACGTCGAGTGCGAAGACGTTCGCGCAGTTCCCGACCGACTACTCGACGCTGCCGCAGCTGTCGTTCGTCACCCCGAACCTGTGCAGCGACATGCACGACTGCTCGGTGTCCACCGGTGACACCTGGCTGAAGAACAACCTGAGCGCCTACGCGACGTGGGCCAAGACCCACAACAGCCTGCTCGTCGTCACCTTCGACGAGGACAACTCGCTCAGCGGCAACCGCATCCCGACCGTCCTGTACGGCCAGCCGGTCACGGCCGGTTCGTCCAGCTCCACGACGTACGACCACTACGACCTGCTGCGCACCTTGGAGGACCTGGAGGGGCTGAGCACGCACGCCGGCAACGCCTCCTCCGCCGAGGACATCAGCGGCGTCTGGGCGTCCTGACGTGTACGTAGCGGACAGCCGCGCGACGCAGTCGTCCGCTGACGGTGCCGTCCGGCCTGTGGCCGGGCGGCGCCGTGCCGCGGTCGCGCCCGCCGTCCTCGCCCTCGGGACGGTCAGTCTGGTGACGGACGTGTCCTCCGAGATGGTCACGGCCGTACTGCCGTTGTATCTCGTGACGGGGCTCGGCCTGTCCCCGCTGGGGTTCGGGCTGCTCGACGGCATCTACAACGGGTTCTCGGCGCTCGTGCGGCTCGTGGGCGGGCATCTGGCGGACCGGGGCGGCGGACGGCACAAGTGGGTCGCCGGGTTCGGGTACGCGGTGTCGGCCGTGTGCAAGCCGCTGTTGCTGGTGGCGCACTCGCTGACGCCCATCGGGCTTGTGCTCGCCGCCGACCGGACGGGCAAGGGGCTGCGGACGGCGCCGCGCGACGCCCTCATTTCGCTGTCCAGTACGCCGGAGGCACGCGGGCGGGCCTTCGGGGTGCATCGGGCCATGGACACGGCGGGTGCCCTGTTCGGGCCGCTGGTGGCGTTCCTGATCCTGCGGGCGACGGTCGACGGGTACGACGCCGTGTTCACCGTCAGCTTCTGCGTGGCCGTGCTGGGCGTGCTGGTGCTGGTCCTGTTCGTCCCCGGCGGGCGGAGCAGGACGGTTCCGGTCGAACGGCCCACCCTGTCGGCCGCCGTACGGCTGCTGGGGCGCCGCGATCTGCGCCGCATCACCGTGTGCGCGCTGCTGCTCGGTCTCGCCACGGTCAGTGACTCGTTCGTGTATCTGCTGCTTCAGCGGCGCCTGGGGGTCCCGGACCGCTGGTTCGCGCTGCTGCCGCTCGGCACGGCCGCCGCGTTCCTGCTGCTGGCGGTCCCGCTCGGCCGGCTCGCGGACCGGGTGGGCCGGTGGACCGTCTTCCTGACCGGTCACGGGGCGCTGCTCGGCGCGTACGGGCTGCTGCTGACGTCGTGGCACGGGGGCGGTCTGCCGTACGTCGTCCTCATCCTGCACGGCGCCTTCTACGCGGCCACGGACGGGGTGCTGATGGCCGCGGCCTCGGACGGGGTGCCGGAGGCGCTGCGCTCCTCCGGGCTGGCCCTCGTGCAGACCGGGCAGGCGCTGGCCCGGTTCGTCTGCTCGCTGCTGTTCGGCGCGGCCTGGACCGTGTGGGGCGACCGGGCGGCACTGGCCGGGGCGGCGGTGGCGCTGGTCGCCTGTGCGGTCTTCTCGCTCGTCGTCCGTCCCCAGCGCGTGAAAGGTCCCGTCGCCGTATGACCACCCGTAATCGCGTTCTGATCCTGGTCTCGGCCGTCGCCGTGCTGGCCGCGATCGGGCTGGCCTCCGTCCTGCACGCCTCGGCCCGGGCCGACCGCCGCAATCATGTGCAGGCGGGCGGGCCGAGCGTCGCACCGGGGACGGTGACCCTGACCGGGCAGGGGCGCATGATCTTCCGGAACATGGCGTGGGGACCGCACCGGGACGAGCTGACGTCCGTACCGGCGGACGATCCGGGCGGGGCCCGTGTCGCCTCCGGCGTCAAGTGCCTGCGTTTCTATGCCGCTTCGGGGGTGGGGGTGTGCCTTCAGGCCGTTCACGGGCCGGTTTCGGACACCTACCGCGCGCTCGTCCTGGACGCCCGGCTGCGGACCCTGCACCGCTACGACGTCCCGGGCATCCCGTCCCGGGCCCGGGTCTCTCCCACCGGGCACTACGCGGCCTGGACCGCGTTCGTGGGGGGTGATTCCTATGCCGGTACCCACTTCTCCACGCGCGCCGCGATCGTGGACACGCGGACCGG
This region includes:
- a CDS encoding bifunctional [glutamine synthetase] adenylyltransferase/[glutamine synthetase]-adenylyl-L-tyrosine phosphorylase — translated: MTPGRRSSTFTRLLRHGFTDPSAAERLLDGPELTPVRNDPVLLEALGATADPDLALHGLVRLLEAQPTPTDHRELLDTLIAAKPLRDRLLGVLGASAALADHLARHPADWQALVTYEPQDLHPGLAEFERGLAEAADPVSLRVAYRRCLLSIAARDVCGTTDLAETAAELADLATATLRTALAMAQAHAPEDTAACRLAVIAMGKCGGHELNYVSDVDVIFVAEATEGTTEAKALTAATRLASHLMRICSETTVEGSIWPVDANLRPEGRNGPLVRTLSSHLVYYQRWAKTWEFQALLKARPVAGDADLGQAYVDALQPLVWQAADRENFVADVQKMRRRVVENIPASEVERELKLGPGGLRDVEFAVQLLQLVHGRTDQTLRSGTTLDALQALAAGGYVGREDAARLDEAYRFLRTMEHRIQLYRLRRTHLVPAAEEDQRRLGRSLGLRTDPVAELNREWKRHTGVVRRLHEKLFYRPLLDAVAQLAPGEARLSPEAARERLVALGYADPAAALRHLEALASGVTRKAAIQRTLLPVLLGWFADSADPDAGLLNFRKVSDALGKTPWYLRLLRDEGAAAENLARVLSAGRLAPDLLMRAPEAVALLGDGDGTGTRGGGLEPRERTPLEQEILAAVGRAENAGQGVTAARGVRRRELFRTAAADIVGSYGTETNPAEADQGALVDRVGAAVSDLTAATLAGTLRAVVRDGWGDTLSTRFAIIGMGRFGGHELGYGSDADVLFVHEPQDGVDEHEAAAAANKVVAEMRRLLQLPSSDPPLLIDADLRPEGKSGPLVRTLKAYEAYYRRWSLVWESQALLRAEQVAGDEDLGRRFTDLIDPLRYPAHGLGEDAVREIRRLKARMESERLPRGADPKLHTKLGPGGLSDVEWTVQLLQLRHGWELPGLRTTRTREALAAAREAGLLSAEEAETLDEAWVLATRVRNAVMLVRGRAGDTFPTEPRELAAVGRYLGYGAGHAGDMLDAYRRTARRARTVVEDVFYGDSP
- a CDS encoding alkaline phosphatase family protein, which encodes MSGSSVYRRARTVVASATALAAAAVGLWTGLGGESAHAASAVPSPDHVVVVVFENHAYSQVIGSSSAPYINSLVSGGGNLTQAYAETHPSQPNYFALFSGSTQGITDDSCYTPGFSSAPNLASELIAAGRSWTSYNESLPSQGSTTCSSGKYARKHNPWFGFSNVPTSSAKTFAQFPTDYSTLPQLSFVTPNLCSDMHDCSVSTGDTWLKNNLSAYATWAKTHNSLLVVTFDEDNSLSGNRIPTVLYGQPVTAGSSSSTTYDHYDLLRTLEDLEGLSTHAGNASSAEDISGVWAS
- a CDS encoding MFS transporter; the encoded protein is MYVADSRATQSSADGAVRPVAGRRRAAVAPAVLALGTVSLVTDVSSEMVTAVLPLYLVTGLGLSPLGFGLLDGIYNGFSALVRLVGGHLADRGGGRHKWVAGFGYAVSAVCKPLLLVAHSLTPIGLVLAADRTGKGLRTAPRDALISLSSTPEARGRAFGVHRAMDTAGALFGPLVAFLILRATVDGYDAVFTVSFCVAVLGVLVLVLFVPGGRSRTVPVERPTLSAAVRLLGRRDLRRITVCALLLGLATVSDSFVYLLLQRRLGVPDRWFALLPLGTAAAFLLLAVPLGRLADRVGRWTVFLTGHGALLGAYGLLLTSWHGGGLPYVVLILHGAFYAATDGVLMAAASDGVPEALRSSGLALVQTGQALARFVCSLLFGAAWTVWGDRAALAGAAVALVACAVFSLVVRPQRVKGPVAV
- a CDS encoding TolB family protein, producing MTTRNRVLILVSAVAVLAAIGLASVLHASARADRRNHVQAGGPSVAPGTVTLTGQGRMIFRNMAWGPHRDELTSVPADDPGGARVASGVKCLRFYAASGVGVCLQAVHGPVSDTYRALVLDARLRTLHRYDVPGIPSRARVSPTGHYAAWTAFVGGDSYAGTHFSTRAAIVDTRTGELIPSLESFRIVKDGHPYRVPDANFWGVTFAADDRTFYATLATGGSTYLVRGDLRSRTVTTLHADVECPSLSPDGTRIAYKKRVEGLPKDAPWHLYVLDLRTMKETPLAERRSVDDQVVWRDARTIVYALPGDYGADLYQVPADGSGTARRISTAAVSPAYVG